The following DNA comes from Candidatus Dependentiae bacterium.
AGATACGTTTTTATATAATCATCAGCCGTTTCATGATAGCCAGAATAAATGACACAAGTACCATCGCTTCGCTCTTTTGTAGGCCATTCATTTGCTCCACCGTCAAAAACAACAATCAGCTTATGTCGTTTCTTTCGTCCATAAGAAGACAGTTCACTTAGAAAGTGTGCTCGCTCATGCTCTGCAATTTCCCTATCATGTATACACTGCTTAAGCACATTATATGCATCAATCACAATAATCATTGTTTTTAGTATTCCATTATTTGTTGAGTATTCCTTTTCTTTATATTTGCAAAAATATATACTATCAAGTATAGGTTAGTCCAAACACTGTTTATTGTTACTCTTTGTATGTGGGGTATGTACTCGTGGCTCAGCTTATTCAAATGCGTCAGCGAATCAAAGCAGTAGAAACAATCAAAAAAATTACTCACGCAATGCGTTTGATTTCTATGTCTACCCATACACGATTACGAGGTAAACAAGAGCCCTTAAAAGAATATCAAAATGCAATAAGCACACTTTTTCAAAAAGTAAAAACTGCAACACCCGCGTGGAACAGCTCTGTTTTATACCCAGAACAAAAAATATCAGACAAAAACCTTCTTATACTCGTTGGTTCACAAAAAGGACTCTGTGGTAACTTTAACTCCGCATTGTTTCGTTTATTTGAACGCACAATTACACCAGAACAATTACCTGAAATGCATATAATTGCCATTGGAAAGAAGGTGGTAAACTTTATAAAAAAAGGTTCAACCGAAAAAATTGTTGCATTATATCCAGAATTCACTTCTGCTACAATGCCAACTATTGTGCATAGCCTTGTTGACTTGATTATGAGCTCAACAGAACCATTCACCTCAGTCACCTTTTTTAGCAATAAATTAAAAACGTTTTTTACACAAAAACCACATGAATCAATCCTTATTCCATTTGAAGCAAAAAAACAAGAAAAAAAAGCGAATAAACTTGATTTAATGTGGGAACACACGCCACATGAAGTACTTGACATACTTGCATTACAAGCGCTTGAAGTTACCATACAACATCTTTTGTTTGAGTCATTATTAGCTGAGCAGGCAGCGCGCTTCATTTCAATGGATAGCTCTACTCGAAATGCTGAAAAAATACTCGAGGAAACAATATTATGGTACAATAAATTGCGACAAGCCAAAATTACTCGAGAACTCACCGAGCTAACTGGCAGCTTCTAAAAATTTTGATATGGAGATTTTTATCATGAAAATGCGCTCATTTTTGCAAAACAAATTATGGCGAGATAAATTACCTGCGAAAAAAGAAAAAATGGGATCTGTAATCCACATACAACAATTAACAGATAATGAGTTCGATCAGCAATTGAAAATTAAACTTCTTGAAGAATCCACAGAAGTCCAAGCGACATCCTCTCAGAAAGAATTAATTGAAGAAATGGCTGATGTATTAGAGGTCATCGACGCGCTATGCGCATTACATAATATAACAAAAGAAGATATTATCAATGCACAAACAAACAAACGTGAAGAACGTGGTGGATTCTTTGAGCGTAAATTTGTAACTGTTGCTGATCATCCAGTTGGGAGTTGTGGTGAACAGTATTGCTTGGCTCAGCCAAAAAAATATCCTGAAGTTAAAAAAATTAATTCCTCCTTACTTTGATTCTATTCTATCTAGAATAGTTGCAGCTGACTGGTATGAAACAATTTGATCGTTTAAATTACTTTGTAATTCAATTGATGCGCCTAGCTGTCGTAATTTTCTTTCGAGCCCATCGTATCCTCGCTTAAAATGTTTAATACCACTAATAATTGTTTTACCCTTTGCCTGCAAACCAGCCAAAACAAACGCACATGATGCACGTATATCAGTTGCAATAACACAGGCACCAAATAATTCATCAACCCCTTTTACAATTGCACGATTATGCTCAACCGTAATTTGTGCACCCATTTTTTGAAGCTCTCGTACATGTACTAAGCGATTTTCAAACACTGTTTCTTCAATAATACAACTACCCTGTGCTAAACATTGTGCTGCCATCATGGGTGCTTGCAAATCAGTTGGAAACCCGGGATACGGTGCTGTTTTAAACGAAACTGCACGAGGCTGCCTAATTGCTATGAGCGTAATACCAACACCATTCTCTCCAACAATAACTGTATGCCCCATTTCTTGAAGCTTCATCAAAAAAACATCCATTGCATAAGCTGGTGCACGAGAGATTGTTACCGTACCCCCTGTTACAGCTGCAGCTAACAACAACGCACCTGCCTCCAAACGATCAACTAGTACCTCATGTTGAACTGAATGAAGTTCTTGAACCCCCTCTATAACTATTGTCGCCGGTGCTTGAACAACAATATTTGCACCCATTTTCTTAAGCACGGTAATTAAATCCAATACTTCCGGCTCAAGAGCTGCATTAATGATTTTTGTCACCCCTTGAGTACGTACAGCTGCCATCATTACATTTTCTGTCGCACCAACCGATGGATACTCTAAAACAATCCTTCCAGGTAAAAGTTTTTTAGTATATGCAGTTAAAAATTCCCCCTTAGTTTCAATTTCTACACCCATGCGCACAAAATTTTTTACATGATAATCAACCGGCCTCACACCAATGACACATCCGCCAGGCAAAGCAACATCGGCTTTACCAAAGCGCGCAAGCAATGGCCCCATAACTAAAATTGAAGCTCGCATCTTTTTCATAATTTCTGGTAGCACTTTCCATTTATTAATGTAAGTTGTATCAACTTCAATGAATTGTTCATCTTTGCAGAAATAAACTTCTGCTCCTAAGCTTTTAAGCAGTAAAATCATATGCAACACATCATCCGATGCGGGTACATTTGTTAGTGTAGACCTGCCTCTTGTTAAAATAAGAGATGCCATAATGACTAAGACAGCATTTTTTGCCCCAGACAAGCCTACAGCGCCTTGAAGCGGTTTTGATTGCTCTACAACAATATGTGTTTGTTTCATAGGTATATATTCCTAACCAATAGACAATAAATTATTTGTCATCGGCTAGTGTATATGATTTATCTTAATGAATTAAGCAAATGTATTAATTAAGAGCCCGTTGCAACTATTTAGTTTTCAATTTTTTGATTTCAGCTAACGTCAGCTGACGCCAGTGGCCATTCTTTAATCCTTGCTTTGTCAGTCCCGCATAATTGATACGATCCAACACTAAAACATTATAACCTAGTTTTTTAAATAGCCGTCTAATAATGCGATATTTGCCACTGTGCAAAGTTATTTTTGCTTTATTTGATCCAATACGTGCAATACGATCCACTGTAACTTTGCCATCTTTTAAGTAAATACCTTTTCTTATTTGCATAATATCAAACATAGAAACTGGCTTATCTAATGTTGCAATATATGTCTTTTGAACCTCGTATTTTGGATGTGCTAGCTGCTGAGTTAAATCACCATCAGTTGTTAGTACAAGTAATCCTGTTGTATTTTTATCCAGCCGACCTATAGTATGCAATCGTTGTTTACCAATATCACGGACTAAATCAAAAACGGTTTGACGTCCTTTTTCATCGCTATGGCTTGTGATATAGCCGCTGGGTTTATTGAGAAGTAGGTACATTTTTTTTTGTAACTTAAGAACTCTTCTACCAACCTTAACTACTTGACCATCTTCAACAATACAATCAGGTTTAGTTATGATAGTTTCATTTATCTTAACTAAACCCGTTTTAATAATATGTGCTGCTTTTCTGCGAGAGCAAAAACCAGCCTGTGCAACATACTTTACAAGACTAATTCTATGCACCCAAAAAACCTTATGTTAATCAGAATCAGGTGCATTTTCAGAATCAGGTGCATTTTCAGGATCAGATGAACCTGAATCTAAAAGATCTAACGCTATATTAAAGCTTAGCTTCAACGCTCTACGAGCACCATCCAATTCACTTTTATCATTCTCAGAGCAGTCCAACTGAGCTAAATACTTACATTGCTCTATTAATAATGGACATGTATCCTTCGCATATTCTGGAGATAATACACTACTAGATAAAGCAATCATTACTGAACGTGTTCTTGATAATACTTTCCTCCGCGTTTCTCCTATACCCTTTTTTTTAATCGCACGACATACCTTGAGAGTAGAATCTTTGACTGGAAAATCTCTACCTGCGCTTATATTAATAGCTACAAACAAACTTCCCAAAACACAAAACGATTTTATTTTTTTAGTAGTACTCACTTTTACCCCATAATAAATTATGATATTTGCCTATATATAATCACAAATCAATATGATTATAGCTTATAGTTTTTAAAAAAAACTGCAACAATAGTTCTGATAAATATGATATAGTTTCAATTACTTATTAAAGAACACATACACAAAGGACTCTGTTATGCACAGCAAAAAAAAACTACCTTTCGGAATATTAGAAATTATTTGTGGCCCAATGTTTTCTGGTAAGTCAGAAGAACTCATTCGTCGTTTACGGCGCGCAAAAATCGCAAATCAAGGTGTTGCAGCCTTTAAGCATAGCCTAGACAACAGATATGCTATTGAGTGCCTTGTTTCACATAACGGAAATACAATAGACGCATATCCAATTGATCATGAAGAAAAAATATATACACTAGTCTCTGAAAATAAAATCGACATAATCGGTATTGATGAGGCACAATTTTTTTCTAATGAACTAATACAAACGGTACTTAAATTAATTGAAAATAGAAAGCGAGTAATCATCGCAGGACTTGATCGAGATTTTCGCGGTATACCATTTGGTTGTATGCCAGTATTACTTGCAATTGCAGACAAGGTAACTAAACTACAAGCAATCTGTACGATATGTGGAGTTGATGCCACGTTGAGTCAACGACTTGTAGATAATAAACCCGCAAAATACAATGATCCTATTGTGGTCGTCGGTGCACAAGAAACATACCAAGCACGATGCCGTAGT
Coding sequences within:
- the murA gene encoding UDP-N-acetylglucosamine 1-carboxyvinyltransferase; the encoded protein is MKQTHIVVEQSKPLQGAVGLSGAKNAVLVIMASLILTRGRSTLTNVPASDDVLHMILLLKSLGAEVYFCKDEQFIEVDTTYINKWKVLPEIMKKMRASILVMGPLLARFGKADVALPGGCVIGVRPVDYHVKNFVRMGVEIETKGEFLTAYTKKLLPGRIVLEYPSVGATENVMMAAVRTQGVTKIINAALEPEVLDLITVLKKMGANIVVQAPATIVIEGVQELHSVQHEVLVDRLEAGALLLAAAVTGGTVTISRAPAYAMDVFLMKLQEMGHTVIVGENGVGITLIAIRQPRAVSFKTAPYPGFPTDLQAPMMAAQCLAQGSCIIEETVFENRLVHVRELQKMGAQITVEHNRAIVKGVDELFGACVIATDIRASCAFVLAGLQAKGKTIISGIKHFKRGYDGLERKLRQLGASIELQSNLNDQIVSYQSAATILDRIESK
- a CDS encoding thymidine kinase, yielding MHSKKKLPFGILEIICGPMFSGKSEELIRRLRRAKIANQGVAAFKHSLDNRYAIECLVSHNGNTIDAYPIDHEEKIYTLVSENKIDIIGIDEAQFFSNELIQTVLKLIENRKRVIIAGLDRDFRGIPFGCMPVLLAIADKVTKLQAICTICGVDATLSQRLVDNKPAKYNDPIVVVGAQETYQARCRSCYTIDKMPSL
- a CDS encoding F0F1 ATP synthase subunit gamma, with the protein product MAQLIQMRQRIKAVETIKKITHAMRLISMSTHTRLRGKQEPLKEYQNAISTLFQKVKTATPAWNSSVLYPEQKISDKNLLILVGSQKGLCGNFNSALFRLFERTITPEQLPEMHIIAIGKKVVNFIKKGSTEKIVALYPEFTSATMPTIVHSLVDLIMSSTEPFTSVTFFSNKLKTFFTQKPHESILIPFEAKKQEKKANKLDLMWEHTPHEVLDILALQALEVTIQHLLFESLLAEQAARFISMDSSTRNAEKILEETILWYNKLRQAKITRELTELTGSF
- a CDS encoding nucleoside triphosphate pyrophosphohydrolase; its protein translation is MKMRSFLQNKLWRDKLPAKKEKMGSVIHIQQLTDNEFDQQLKIKLLEESTEVQATSSQKELIEEMADVLEVIDALCALHNITKEDIINAQTNKREERGGFFERKFVTVADHPVGSCGEQYCLAQPKKYPEVKKINSSLL
- a CDS encoding rRNA pseudouridine synthase encodes the protein MHRISLVKYVAQAGFCSRRKAAHIIKTGLVKINETIITKPDCIVEDGQVVKVGRRVLKLQKKMYLLLNKPSGYITSHSDEKGRQTVFDLVRDIGKQRLHTIGRLDKNTTGLLVLTTDGDLTQQLAHPKYEVQKTYIATLDKPVSMFDIMQIRKGIYLKDGKVTVDRIARIGSNKAKITLHSGKYRIIRRLFKKLGYNVLVLDRINYAGLTKQGLKNGHWRQLTLAEIKKLKTK